From Verrucomicrobia bacterium S94, the proteins below share one genomic window:
- a CDS encoding sugar kinase: MTENGFKKYALLVPTSMGIRLTPVDSQPFHCSDTFKMQATSAESNVASISSYLGLPVKVLTAFVKGSPVAHFIKDNLKSRRMDFEGPEFEQDNPWGFRHQINMADSGWGSRGPRVQNDRAGEVGRELSAADFDLDRIFGQEGVEIVHLSGLIAALSPKTSRFCLDVARAAKAHGSRISFDLNYRASFWKGREEELRSAFHEIADASDILIGNEEDFQLCLGIEGPEAGGAGLDSKIDGFKEMIGRVQQAYPNAKYFATTLREVLSANAHMWGALVTDSSDWEIIRPREIGVLDRIGGGDGFVGGLLYGILKGWDVKKCARFGWASGALAATMLTDYAQPADEDQLWSIWEGNARVKR; the protein is encoded by the coding sequence ATGACCGAGAACGGATTTAAAAAATATGCCCTTTTGGTGCCTACCAGTATGGGAATCCGGCTCACGCCGGTGGATTCGCAGCCGTTCCATTGCAGCGATACCTTTAAGATGCAGGCGACCAGTGCGGAGAGCAATGTGGCCAGCATTTCGTCCTATCTCGGTCTGCCGGTAAAGGTGCTGACGGCTTTCGTAAAGGGGAGTCCGGTGGCGCATTTCATTAAGGATAATCTGAAAAGCCGGCGGATGGATTTTGAGGGGCCTGAATTTGAGCAGGACAATCCGTGGGGATTCCGTCATCAGATCAATATGGCCGACAGCGGGTGGGGATCGCGCGGGCCTCGTGTGCAGAACGACCGCGCCGGCGAAGTCGGCCGGGAGCTGAGTGCTGCTGATTTTGATCTCGACCGGATATTCGGGCAAGAAGGCGTGGAGATTGTTCACCTTTCCGGTCTGATTGCCGCGCTGTCGCCCAAGACCAGTCGGTTCTGTCTGGATGTGGCGCGTGCGGCCAAAGCGCACGGATCAAGAATTTCGTTTGATCTCAATTACCGGGCCAGCTTCTGGAAAGGGCGTGAAGAGGAGCTGCGCAGCGCCTTTCACGAAATTGCCGATGCCAGCGATATTCTGATCGGTAACGAAGAGGATTTTCAGCTGTGTCTGGGTATTGAGGGTCCGGAAGCGGGCGGCGCGGGACTGGATTCCAAGATCGACGGGTTTAAGGAGATGATCGGCCGCGTGCAACAGGCCTATCCGAATGCGAAGTATTTTGCCACGACCCTGCGTGAAGTGCTTTCGGCCAACGCCCATATGTGGGGGGCGCTGGTTACGGATTCCAGCGACTGGGAAATCATCCGGCCGCGGGAGATCGGTGTGCTGGACCGGATCGGCGGCGGCGACGGTTTTGTGGGCGGGCTGCTCTATGGTATTCTGAAAGGCTGGGATGTGAAAAAATGTGCGCGGTTCGGTTGGGCAAGCGGCGCACTCGCCGCTACTATGCTCACCGATTACGCGCAACCGGCTGATGAAGATCAGCTCTGGAGCATCTGGGAGGGCAATGCCCGGGTTAAACGTTAA
- a CDS encoding PAS domain S-box protein, which translates to MVRCFKCWVGVLLLCAFSVMAADEVRTVRVGVFDMEPLNFVDEEGVAQGFNPDLLREISKIRGRWVPEFVPVTWAEGLELLQSGDLDLMMSVTYTVERSEVMDFCETPVLEVWSQVCVNEASGIEGVLDLRGAHVGVLRAGIHGKNFMQLVRAFGIDCTFEAYDSHREIFEALSAGKLDAGVVPNHYALRFGRRNHVVGTAIQFSPAPIHFAVKKGFHADVLADIDAVLTRWKRDRNSYYFWRFDYWFGAERPWRLEVPFWVRGLFWGMVVSALLFLVLSWWLRREVKRRTERLVASEARYRMLVENQSDLVVKVDVDGALLYVSPSYCELFGASEAELLGRKFMPLVHEEDRRHTEEAFRKIFDPPYQAYMEQRAMTRLGWRWLSWQDTAILDERGQVRAIIGVGRDITERKEAELALKRTNERLRLATQAGKVGIWEYEFETDNLIWDDQMFEIFGVDRSGFDGKFHSWERSVHPDDLEKTREEFNYAVQEHATFEAEFRVVTERLQVKHVRGLAQVEYDKEGKPRRVVGMNWDVTPYRQMVAALTASEQDYRNLFENMTTGFVLFEVIYSSGGTPKDFRFSQLNESASRMAGRDRLALIGRSLKEAFHPVETYWIDVLAKVAMTGRASSYENRLAAIERYLSVWIFVPKPGYLGVVITDVSARRIAEEAVRKAQRQLQHIFDNTNDIIFTTDAEGNYTYLNTAAEEVTGFPVDELIGKNIMDLAAPECREEMAGRLQRRFEGCGEPGSFYFEMAHRNGSNIVLEIVTTVIRDEAGRLKEIHGIARDATERIRAERELEESRLFQRRIIDTIPARVFWKDRNCIYMGCNSAFASDAGFASPDDLVGKSDFEMGWAETDAERYQQDDREVMELELERINYEESQTRPDGTQYWVSTSKVPIRDVDGQVIGVLGAYQDITRRKLLEEERARLTTAINQSAEAIVIMDLKGFIQYVNPAFEAVTGFARNEAIGKNLAIIKSGKHDDMFYSNIWKTIESGSPWNGRIVNRHKDGSLYTAESAISPVKNPEGKIEHYVVSIRDVSDQVELEQHVRQAQKMDAVGRLAGGVAHDFNNILQSILGFSGILMSELEEGSAQYDDVAEIRAAARRAGELTRQLLTLSRKHNVEYTIQNLNGIVLQNEKMMRRLIGEHIEFVFDLEEGVKTVRADQSQIEQILLNLFINARDAMPEGGRLQVRTYNVLPDAGEAASGHQEGYVCLEVSDSGHGIREEVRQHLFEPFFTTKQVGEGTGLGLSVVYGIVQQHGGRIEVDSIVGEGAVFSVYLPVCAEADDLSRHERRLPDERSLEGHGERILVLEDDAVVRDLSCRMLRDAGYDVHPAADVTSAKEAMVESHFDLLMADMVLPDGVGLELAQELRKSDEALAVLICSGYSHDSAMHEMVKKNRFRYLEKPVGSMLLLQTVREMLDE; encoded by the coding sequence ATGGTTCGTTGTTTTAAATGCTGGGTGGGGGTTCTGCTGTTGTGCGCGTTTTCCGTGATGGCGGCAGATGAGGTGCGTACGGTGCGTGTGGGCGTGTTTGACATGGAGCCGTTGAACTTTGTTGATGAGGAGGGGGTGGCGCAGGGGTTTAATCCGGATCTGCTTCGGGAGATTTCAAAAATACGCGGGCGGTGGGTGCCGGAGTTTGTGCCGGTTACGTGGGCGGAGGGACTTGAGCTGCTGCAGAGTGGGGATCTGGATCTGATGATGAGCGTGACATATACGGTGGAGCGTTCGGAGGTGATGGATTTCTGTGAGACGCCGGTGCTGGAGGTCTGGAGTCAGGTATGTGTGAACGAGGCGTCCGGGATTGAGGGTGTGCTGGATTTGCGTGGGGCTCATGTGGGCGTGCTGCGGGCGGGGATACACGGGAAGAATTTTATGCAGCTGGTGCGGGCTTTCGGAATTGATTGTACGTTTGAGGCGTATGATTCGCATCGGGAGATTTTTGAGGCGCTGTCTGCGGGGAAGCTTGATGCGGGGGTGGTTCCGAATCATTACGCGCTGCGTTTCGGGCGTAGAAATCATGTGGTGGGTACGGCCATTCAGTTTTCGCCGGCGCCGATTCATTTTGCGGTAAAGAAGGGGTTTCATGCGGATGTGCTGGCGGATATTGATGCTGTTCTGACGAGGTGGAAGAGGGATAGGAATTCGTATTATTTCTGGCGTTTTGATTATTGGTTTGGTGCGGAGCGTCCGTGGCGCCTGGAGGTGCCGTTCTGGGTGAGGGGGCTATTCTGGGGAATGGTGGTTTCGGCGTTGCTTTTTCTGGTGTTGAGCTGGTGGCTGCGGCGTGAGGTGAAGCGGCGGACGGAGCGGTTGGTGGCGAGTGAGGCGCGTTACCGGATGCTGGTGGAGAATCAGTCGGATCTGGTGGTTAAGGTGGATGTGGATGGGGCGCTGCTTTATGTGAGTCCGTCGTATTGTGAGTTGTTCGGAGCATCTGAGGCGGAGTTGCTGGGCAGGAAGTTTATGCCGTTGGTGCATGAGGAGGACCGGCGGCATACGGAAGAGGCGTTCCGTAAGATTTTTGATCCGCCGTATCAGGCTTATATGGAGCAGCGGGCGATGACGCGGCTGGGGTGGCGTTGGCTGTCGTGGCAGGATACGGCGATTCTGGATGAGCGCGGTCAGGTGCGGGCGATTATCGGCGTCGGTCGGGATATTACGGAGCGGAAGGAGGCGGAGCTTGCTCTGAAGCGTACGAATGAGCGGCTGCGGCTGGCTACGCAGGCGGGAAAGGTGGGGATCTGGGAATATGAGTTCGAGACGGATAATCTGATCTGGGATGACCAGATGTTTGAGATTTTCGGGGTGGATCGTTCGGGATTTGACGGAAAGTTTCATTCGTGGGAGCGTTCGGTGCATCCGGATGATCTGGAGAAGACGCGGGAAGAGTTCAACTATGCGGTGCAGGAGCATGCGACGTTTGAAGCGGAGTTCCGGGTGGTAACGGAGCGGCTGCAGGTGAAGCATGTGCGGGGGCTGGCGCAGGTTGAATATGACAAAGAGGGAAAACCGAGGCGAGTGGTGGGCATGAACTGGGATGTGACGCCCTATCGGCAGATGGTGGCGGCGCTGACGGCGAGTGAGCAGGATTACCGGAACCTGTTTGAGAACATGACGACGGGGTTTGTGCTTTTTGAGGTGATCTATTCGTCGGGCGGTACGCCGAAGGATTTCCGCTTTTCTCAGCTGAATGAATCTGCGAGCAGAATGGCGGGCCGGGACCGGCTGGCATTGATCGGCCGGTCGCTGAAAGAGGCTTTTCATCCTGTTGAAACGTATTGGATTGATGTGTTGGCGAAGGTGGCGATGACGGGCCGGGCGTCCTCGTATGAGAATCGGCTGGCGGCGATTGAGCGATATCTTTCGGTATGGATTTTTGTGCCGAAGCCGGGGTATCTGGGGGTGGTGATCACGGATGTGTCGGCACGCCGTATTGCGGAGGAGGCGGTGCGGAAGGCGCAGCGGCAGCTGCAGCATATTTTTGACAATACGAATGACATTATTTTCACAACAGATGCGGAGGGGAATTATACCTATCTCAACACGGCGGCAGAGGAGGTGACCGGGTTCCCGGTTGATGAGCTGATCGGGAAGAATATTATGGATCTGGCGGCGCCGGAATGCCGGGAGGAGATGGCCGGGCGGTTGCAGCGGCGGTTTGAGGGCTGTGGGGAGCCGGGAAGTTTCTATTTTGAGATGGCGCATCGCAATGGGTCGAACATTGTTCTGGAAATCGTTACAACGGTGATCCGGGATGAGGCGGGGCGGCTTAAGGAGATTCATGGTATTGCGCGTGATGCCACGGAACGTATCCGGGCGGAGCGGGAGCTGGAGGAGTCGCGGCTGTTTCAGCGGCGTATTATAGACACGATTCCTGCGCGTGTTTTCTGGAAGGACCGGAATTGTATTTATATGGGCTGTAACAGTGCCTTTGCCTCCGATGCGGGATTTGCGAGTCCGGATGATCTGGTGGGAAAATCCGATTTTGAGATGGGCTGGGCTGAGACGGATGCGGAGAGGTATCAGCAGGATGACCGCGAGGTGATGGAGCTTGAGCTTGAGCGGATTAATTATGAAGAATCGCAGACCCGTCCGGATGGGACGCAATATTGGGTGAGTACGAGCAAGGTGCCGATCCGGGATGTGGACGGGCAGGTGATCGGGGTGCTGGGGGCCTATCAGGATATCACGAGGCGCAAGCTGCTGGAAGAGGAGCGGGCGCGTCTGACCACGGCGATTAATCAGTCGGCTGAAGCCATTGTGATTATGGATCTGAAGGGCTTTATTCAGTATGTGAATCCGGCGTTTGAGGCGGTGACGGGATTTGCGCGGAATGAAGCGATCGGCAAGAACCTGGCGATCATCAAGAGCGGGAAGCACGATGATATGTTTTATTCCAATATCTGGAAAACGATTGAGTCGGGCAGTCCGTGGAACGGACGGATTGTAAACCGGCATAAGGATGGTTCGCTGTATACTGCGGAGTCGGCGATCTCTCCGGTGAAGAATCCGGAAGGGAAAATTGAACATTATGTGGTTTCGATCCGTGATGTGAGCGATCAGGTGGAGCTGGAGCAGCATGTTCGACAGGCGCAGAAGATGGATGCGGTGGGCCGGCTTGCCGGCGGGGTTGCGCACGATTTTAATAATATTCTGCAGTCGATTCTGGGCTTCAGCGGCATATTGATGAGCGAGTTGGAAGAGGGATCGGCGCAGTATGACGATGTGGCGGAGATCCGGGCGGCGGCCCGCCGGGCCGGAGAGCTTACCCGTCAATTGCTGACGCTGAGCCGGAAGCATAACGTGGAGTACACGATTCAGAATCTGAACGGGATTGTGCTTCAGAATGAAAAGATGATGCGGCGGCTGATCGGTGAACATATTGAATTTGTTTTCGATCTTGAGGAGGGGGTGAAAACGGTGCGCGCCGATCAGAGCCAGATTGAGCAGATTCTTCTGAATCTGTTTATCAATGCGCGCGACGCGATGCCCGAGGGTGGTCGTCTGCAGGTTCGTACATATAATGTTTTGCCGGATGCCGGAGAGGCGGCGTCCGGTCATCAGGAGGGGTATGTCTGTCTTGAGGTTTCGGACAGCGGGCACGGCATTCGCGAAGAGGTGCGGCAGCATCTGTTCGAACCTTTTTTTACCACCAAGCAGGTTGGGGAGGGAACCGGGCTGGGGCTTTCCGTGGTTTATGGGATTGTTCAGCAGCATGGCGGGAGGATTGAGGTGGACAGCATTGTGGGAGAAGGGGCGGTATTCAGCGTTTATCTTCCGGTTTGTGCTGAGGCGGACGATCTGTCCCGTCATGAGCGCCGTTTGCCGGATGAGCGTTCGCTGGAGGGGCATGGCGAGCGGATTCTGGTGCTTGAAGACGATGCCGTTGTGCGGGACCTTTCGTGTCGGATGCTGAGAGATGCCGGGTATGATGTACATCCGGCGGCCGATGTGACTTCGGCGAAAGAGGCGATGGTTGAATCGCATTTCGACCTTCTGATGGCTGATATGGTGCTTCCGGACGGGGTGGGGCTGGAGCTTGCGCAGGAGTTGCGGAAGTCGGATGAGGCGCTGGCCGTACTGATCTGCAGTGGTTATTCCCACGATTCCGCAATGCATGAAATGGTCAAGAAAAACCGTTTCCGGTATCTGGAAAAACCGGTGGGCAGTATGCTGTTGTTGCAAACCGTGCGGGAAATGCTTGATGAATAA
- the gnd gene encoding decarboxylating NADP(+)-dependent phosphogluconate dehydrogenase, protein MAKADIGLIGLAVMGENLVLNMESKGFTVAVFNRTVEKVDKFIEGRGAGKNFIGCKSIEEFCASLERPRKVMMLVKAGAAVDALIEQVLPHLEEGDIIIDGGNSHYPDTIRRTEYVESKGLLYIGTGVSGGEEGALLGPSIMPGGSEAAWASVKPIFQKISAHTETGEPCCEWVGSDGAGHFVKMVHNGIEYGDMQMICETYQMMKEGLGLSNEEMHDVFKAWNESELDSYLIEITRDILGYKTEEGEAVIDSILDTAGQKGTGKWTAVSALDFGQPLTLIGEAVFARCLSALKEERVAASKVLNGPDTVFEGDKAAMIEDLKQALYASKIVSYAQGYQLMRAAAEEYGWTLNNGEIALMWRGGCIIRSVFLGKIKEAFDANPDLVNLLLDPFFKDAVENAQASWRRVVMKSAELGIPMPAISAALAYFDGYRSARLPANLLQAQRDYFGAHTYERLDKPRGEFFHTNWTGRGGDTSASTYIV, encoded by the coding sequence ATGGCAAAAGCAGATATCGGCCTGATCGGCCTGGCAGTGATGGGCGAGAATCTTGTTCTCAACATGGAGAGCAAGGGGTTCACCGTGGCGGTTTTCAACCGCACGGTGGAAAAAGTGGATAAATTTATTGAAGGTCGCGGAGCCGGAAAAAACTTTATCGGATGCAAGAGCATCGAAGAGTTCTGTGCCAGTCTGGAGCGTCCGCGTAAAGTGATGATGCTGGTGAAAGCCGGTGCGGCGGTGGATGCGCTGATTGAGCAGGTTCTGCCGCATCTTGAAGAAGGCGATATTATCATCGATGGCGGAAACAGCCATTATCCGGATACGATCCGCCGGACGGAATATGTGGAAAGCAAAGGGCTGCTCTACATCGGCACCGGGGTTTCCGGCGGGGAAGAAGGGGCACTGCTCGGCCCGTCCATTATGCCCGGTGGTTCCGAAGCGGCGTGGGCATCGGTTAAACCGATTTTTCAGAAAATTTCCGCCCATACGGAGACCGGAGAACCCTGCTGCGAATGGGTGGGCTCCGACGGTGCCGGCCATTTTGTTAAGATGGTGCACAACGGGATCGAATACGGCGACATGCAGATGATCTGCGAAACCTACCAGATGATGAAAGAGGGACTCGGCCTCAGTAACGAAGAGATGCACGATGTCTTTAAAGCGTGGAATGAGAGTGAGCTGGATTCGTATCTGATTGAAATCACCCGCGATATTCTCGGCTATAAAACCGAAGAAGGCGAAGCGGTGATCGACTCGATTCTCGATACCGCCGGGCAGAAAGGGACCGGAAAATGGACAGCGGTTTCGGCGCTGGACTTCGGTCAGCCGCTGACGCTGATCGGCGAAGCGGTTTTTGCACGTTGTCTTTCGGCGCTGAAAGAGGAGCGTGTGGCTGCCTCGAAGGTGCTGAACGGTCCGGATACGGTGTTCGAAGGGGATAAAGCGGCGATGATTGAGGATCTCAAACAGGCGCTCTATGCTTCCAAGATTGTTTCGTATGCTCAGGGATATCAGCTCATGCGTGCAGCGGCGGAAGAGTATGGGTGGACATTAAACAACGGTGAGATTGCACTGATGTGGCGCGGCGGCTGTATTATCCGTTCGGTCTTCCTTGGAAAAATCAAGGAAGCGTTCGATGCCAATCCGGATCTCGTGAATCTGCTGCTGGATCCGTTCTTTAAAGACGCGGTTGAAAATGCGCAGGCATCGTGGCGGCGGGTGGTTATGAAATCCGCTGAGCTGGGTATTCCGATGCCGGCGATCAGTGCGGCGCTGGCCTATTTTGACGGCTATCGTTCGGCGCGGCTTCCGGCGAATCTGCTGCAGGCGCAGCGCGACTATTTCGGTGCACATACCTATGAACGCCTCGATAAGCCGCGCGGGGAATTCTTCCACACCAACTGGACCGGACGCGGCGGCGATACGTCTGCGTCCACTTATATCGTGTAA
- a CDS encoding thymidine phosphorylase, producing MLPQWIIEKKRDGSELDTPEIREFIEGYTKGDIPDYQMAALAMAIYFNGMTPRETADLTLAMMHSGNVINPASIPGTKVDKHSTGGIGDKISIPLAPLVATSGATVPMISGRGLGITGGTLDKLEAIPGYRTDLTQTEFLQTLKTCRCSMIGQTPEIAPADKKLYALRDVTATVPSIPLIVSSIMSKKLAEGIDALVLDVKCGNGAFMKNINDARALAQALVDTGKAMGKKITALITDMNQPLGRNVGNALEIRESLEILNGKGPEDTRTLTLTLAEHMLRLAGITDPGIRQNLENGQAMARFKQMVTLHGGDLSTALPTAGKQIELPAPRSGYISKCDAEAIGRAALLLGAGRTKTTDSIDPAVGISNLRKIGEPIEKGQPLCTIHSNSRENPEPLFQLLETAFGISPSPRIPPPLILETITAQN from the coding sequence ATGCTGCCCCAATGGATCATCGAAAAGAAACGCGACGGCTCGGAACTCGACACCCCCGAAATCCGTGAATTCATCGAAGGCTACACCAAAGGCGACATCCCCGACTACCAGATGGCCGCCCTCGCCATGGCCATCTACTTCAACGGAATGACCCCCCGCGAAACCGCCGACCTCACCCTCGCCATGATGCACTCCGGAAACGTCATCAACCCCGCTTCCATCCCCGGAACCAAAGTCGACAAACACTCCACCGGCGGCATCGGCGACAAAATATCCATCCCCCTCGCCCCCCTCGTCGCCACCTCCGGCGCCACCGTCCCCATGATCTCCGGCCGCGGACTCGGCATCACCGGCGGAACCCTCGACAAACTCGAAGCCATCCCCGGCTACCGCACCGACCTCACCCAGACCGAATTTCTCCAAACCCTGAAAACCTGCCGCTGCTCCATGATCGGCCAAACCCCCGAAATCGCACCCGCCGACAAAAAACTCTACGCCCTGCGCGACGTCACCGCCACCGTTCCCTCCATCCCCCTCATCGTCTCCTCCATCATGTCCAAAAAACTCGCCGAAGGTATCGACGCCCTCGTCCTCGACGTCAAATGCGGCAACGGCGCCTTCATGAAAAATATCAACGATGCCCGCGCCCTCGCCCAAGCCCTCGTCGACACCGGCAAAGCCATGGGCAAAAAAATCACCGCCCTCATCACCGACATGAACCAGCCCCTCGGCCGCAACGTCGGCAACGCCCTCGAAATCCGCGAATCCCTCGAAATCCTCAACGGAAAAGGCCCCGAAGACACCCGAACCCTCACCCTCACCCTCGCCGAACACATGCTCCGCTTAGCCGGCATCACCGATCCCGGAATACGTCAGAATCTGGAAAACGGCCAGGCAATGGCCAGATTCAAACAAATGGTAACCCTCCACGGCGGCGATCTCTCCACAGCACTTCCAACCGCCGGAAAACAGATCGAACTCCCCGCCCCCCGATCCGGCTATATCTCCAAATGCGACGCCGAAGCCATCGGCCGCGCCGCCCTCCTCCTCGGCGCCGGACGCACCAAAACCACCGACTCCATCGACCCCGCCGTCGGCATTTCCAACCTCCGGAAAATCGGCGAACCCATCGAAAAAGGCCAACCCCTCTGTACCATCCACTCCAACAGCCGCGAAAATCCCGAACCGCTTTTTCAACTCCTGGAAACCGCCTTCGGCATTTCCCCCTCCCCCCGAATCCCCCCACCCCTCATCCTCGAAACCATCACCGCACAAAACTAA
- a CDS encoding mannonate dehydratase: MSEIYNQNWNRERVRAGMRWFGPDDAVTIRNIQQTPGVTNIITALHHIPAGEIWTEKEIARRKIEVEFQPMENEPDLEGMPLYQWYQTNGKRTGLVWDTAESLVFTEDIKNGSPNRDEHIRKYKISLQNLGRFGVQNVVGNFMLVADWTRTGTARLADGSKTLKYIHAAFAAFDIFLLKRHNSEQEYIADGSFSAEEVKEARKYFETYLADSPERRKELIDMITAGLPGAQEGFTLDDFRAAVAKYEGMSLDTLRQHIAHFLDAVVPVASAAGVRLCCHADDPAFSPFLGTPRAVGGVEGYKFLLDHGCGVNLCIGSLMANETNRDITTVIREIAEYGQMKGLSIDEIFPHIHLRPIETDGKNFREGHHAEHREELAKVVHTFVDLGWQGVFRPDHAPQPDHGFGRTGYDAIGRGYGAQLLLGLFEMAEIIKTTRFRAVEAAIQASGGNMAKKEEAFAAARKAEADKISRKIAFIKVPFVYGEQGVMAKLD; this comes from the coding sequence ATGAGCGAAATCTATAACCAGAACTGGAACCGCGAGCGTGTCCGCGCCGGCATGCGCTGGTTCGGACCGGATGATGCCGTAACCATCCGCAACATCCAGCAGACGCCCGGCGTCACGAATATCATCACCGCACTGCACCACATTCCGGCCGGCGAAATATGGACGGAAAAGGAGATCGCCCGACGCAAAATTGAGGTGGAATTCCAGCCCATGGAAAACGAGCCGGACCTGGAGGGCATGCCGCTCTACCAATGGTACCAGACCAACGGAAAACGCACCGGTCTGGTCTGGGATACTGCCGAAAGTCTGGTCTTCACCGAAGACATCAAAAACGGCAGCCCGAATCGTGACGAACATATCCGGAAATACAAAATCAGCCTGCAGAATCTCGGGCGATTCGGCGTTCAGAACGTCGTCGGAAATTTTATGCTCGTGGCCGACTGGACCCGCACCGGGACCGCTCGGCTGGCCGACGGATCCAAAACACTCAAATACATCCATGCCGCATTTGCGGCATTCGATATTTTTCTGCTCAAACGCCACAATTCTGAACAGGAATATATTGCCGATGGATCATTTTCCGCCGAAGAGGTGAAGGAGGCCCGGAAATATTTTGAGACCTATCTGGCCGATTCTCCGGAACGCCGGAAAGAACTGATCGATATGATTACCGCCGGGCTGCCCGGTGCTCAGGAGGGATTCACGCTCGATGACTTCCGCGCGGCAGTGGCAAAATATGAAGGGATGTCGCTGGATACACTGCGGCAGCATATCGCTCATTTTCTCGATGCCGTCGTTCCTGTGGCTTCCGCCGCCGGGGTCCGGCTCTGCTGTCACGCAGACGACCCGGCTTTTTCGCCGTTTCTCGGAACTCCGCGCGCAGTGGGCGGAGTGGAGGGGTATAAGTTTCTGCTGGATCACGGCTGCGGCGTAAACCTCTGCATCGGCTCGCTGATGGCCAATGAAACCAACCGCGACATCACCACCGTCATTCGCGAAATCGCTGAATACGGACAGATGAAAGGCCTGAGCATCGACGAAATCTTTCCGCATATTCACCTCCGCCCCATCGAAACCGATGGAAAAAACTTCCGGGAAGGCCATCATGCCGAACACCGCGAGGAACTCGCCAAAGTAGTACATACCTTCGTCGATCTCGGCTGGCAGGGCGTTTTCCGGCCCGACCATGCCCCGCAACCCGATCACGGTTTCGGCCGCACCGGCTACGACGCCATCGGCCGCGGCTACGGAGCACAATTGCTGCTGGGTCTGTTTGAAATGGCGGAAATTATCAAAACCACCCGCTTCCGTGCTGTGGAAGCCGCCATTCAGGCCAGCGGTGGTAATATGGCAAAAAAGGAAGAGGCTTTTGCAGCCGCACGGAAAGCCGAAGCCGACAAAATCAGCCGCAAAATCGCCTTTATCAAAGTTCCCTTTGTCTACGGCGAACAGGGGGTCATGGCCAAACTGGATTGA
- a CDS encoding response regulator produces MARILIIDDDETIRSVFKRFLCGKGYDVIVAADGRQGLRLVEESPVDLVITDIMMPETDGLEVVMAIRGKEADIPVIAISGGMHAMPMDFLPMAKKFGACDVLYKPVELDDLLGAVEKALGNG; encoded by the coding sequence ATGGCTCGTATATTGATAATTGACGATGATGAAACGATCCGCAGTGTCTTTAAGCGTTTTCTGTGCGGTAAAGGGTATGATGTGATTGTGGCGGCCGACGGCCGGCAGGGATTGCGACTGGTTGAAGAGTCTCCGGTTGATCTCGTGATTACCGATATCATGATGCCGGAAACCGATGGTCTTGAGGTGGTTATGGCGATTCGGGGTAAGGAGGCGGATATTCCGGTGATTGCGATTTCCGGGGGGATGCATGCGATGCCGATGGATTTTCTGCCGATGGCGAAAAAGTTCGGGGCGTGCGATGTGCTTTATAAACCGGTTGAGCTGGATGATCTGCTTGGAGCCGTAGAAAAAGCCCTGGGAAATGGATAG
- a CDS encoding integron integrase gives MSGSARFRPDPKLKLMEQVKEVLRFHHYAIRTEQTYCSWIRRYLRFYEMKRHPRDMGAAEIERFLSYLAVKEGVSASTQRQALNAIVFLYREVLDMELGEIAPTRGRRERRPPTVLTQEEARELLLELSGTHQLMAQLLYGCGLRLMECIRLRVQDVDFGQGQVFVRGGKGNKDRTVVLPKSVVPALGHQIDRVLRLHERDLAEGFGEVYIPEGLARKYPNACREPGWQYVFPSKKRSRDPRSGREMRHHVKESGLQRAVKVAVERCGIRKRAGCHTLRHSFATHLLENGTNIRMVQELMGHADVKTTEIYTHVMNKDLDQVKSPLDLL, from the coding sequence ATGAGCGGCAGTGCGCGGTTTCGTCCGGATCCAAAATTAAAGTTGATGGAGCAGGTGAAGGAGGTTTTGCGATTTCATCATTATGCGATTCGTACGGAGCAGACGTATTGCAGCTGGATTCGGCGGTATTTGCGTTTTTATGAGATGAAGCGGCATCCACGGGATATGGGAGCTGCTGAGATTGAACGTTTTCTGAGTTATTTGGCGGTGAAGGAGGGCGTTTCCGCTTCAACGCAGCGTCAGGCGTTGAATGCGATTGTTTTTTTATACCGCGAGGTGCTGGATATGGAGCTGGGTGAGATTGCGCCGACGCGGGGGCGTCGGGAGCGTCGGCCGCCGACGGTTCTGACTCAGGAGGAGGCGCGTGAGCTTTTGTTGGAGCTGTCGGGGACGCATCAGTTGATGGCTCAGTTGTTGTATGGCTGCGGGTTGCGGTTGATGGAGTGTATCCGGTTACGGGTTCAGGACGTGGATTTCGGGCAGGGGCAGGTTTTTGTCCGGGGCGGCAAGGGGAATAAGGATCGGACGGTGGTGCTGCCGAAGTCGGTGGTGCCGGCACTGGGGCATCAGATTGATCGGGTTTTGCGGTTGCATGAGCGGGATCTGGCGGAGGGTTTCGGAGAGGTTTATATTCCGGAGGGGTTGGCTCGGAAGTATCCGAATGCGTGTCGTGAGCCGGGCTGGCAGTATGTTTTTCCGTCGAAGAAGCGGTCGAGGGATCCGCGAAGTGGACGGGAAATGCGGCATCATGTAAAGGAGTCGGGGCTGCAGCGTGCGGTTAAGGTGGCGGTGGAGCGGTGTGGTATCCGGAAACGTGCGGGCTGTCATACGTTGCGGCATTCGTTTGCGACGCATCTGTTGGAAAATGGGACGAATATCCGGATGGTGCAGGAGCTGATGGGGCATGCGGATGTTAAAACAACGGAAATTTATACGCATGTGATGAATAAGGATCTGGATCAGGTGAAGAGCCCGTTGGATTTGCTATAA